Proteins from a genomic interval of Scatophagus argus isolate fScaArg1 chromosome 6, fScaArg1.pri, whole genome shotgun sequence:
- the LOC124060795 gene encoding desmoglein-2-like, producing the protein MIRVSRLVVVLLLFTLQAVAVVKAFYIPPRALMENVDYTQAESVAKIHSHFDDGTGNIIYSLEGIGANQYPFNVFVVDPVTGVIRVTQVLDRESIAFYRLSGVARYRDGRLAEENVDIRFKVVDQNDNPPVFGNIMPCEVQELTPLGTSIMKITATDADEPGNENSQIAYSIVNQNPPNGMFGISTDGTIFVNSFLDREEADQYNLTVRGQDLNGKPEGNTATSTVTIKVLDVNDNLPTLKQERFEGGIEEDTQGVEVMRIKAEDLDLEGTDNWEAVFDIVKGNDAGYFSIKTDPKTNEGILMLDKAVNYEDMTDLDLGISVRNKAPPYDGSWASSGTSRSFAGGGGRGGRWRRGGGGTGGSTGGTGTGSGSGGSSWQSGTTFKTYPVKINVKNQPEGPAFDPKVKAVPISEGGNSFNINDVIARYPAIDGDTGKPAENVRYVKGSDPDNWLTIDPKTAEIKLNKMPDRESEFLVNGTYFAKVLCITEDQPAKTATGTIAVQVEDFNDHCPTLTSNIQTMCTTHDSVIVNAKDEDVFPNGPPFDFVIVQVGTKGKWQVEHLNDTAAILRAKESMWPGVYEVEFLVKDQQGHSCPEPQKVKVQVCTCEDGVQCGKRGSSGQSSKGVEFGSAGIGLLLLGLLLLLLIPLLLLFCQCGGVAGLPGNFTEMPFDRARERTRESWLLEGR; encoded by the exons ATGATTCGGGTTTCTCGGCTCGTGGTCGTGTTGTTACTGTTCACG CTCCAGGCTGTTGCTGTGGTGAAGGCTTTCTATATTCCCCCGAGGGCATTGATGGAAAATGTAGACTATACTCAAGCCGAATCTGTTGCCAAG attcACTCTCATTTCGATGATGGCACAGGGAATATCATCTACTCTTTAGAGGGGATTGGTGCAAACCAGTATCCCTTCAATGTGTTTGTGGTTGACCCTGTAACTGGAGTAATTCGTGTGACTCAAGTGCTTGACAGGGAGTCCATTGCTTTCTACAGA ctgtCAGGTGTTGCTAGGTACAGAGATGGTAGGCTGGCAGAAGAAAACGTTGATATACGATTTAAGGTTGTAGATCAGAATGACAACCCTCCAGTGTTTGGAAATATCATGCCCTGTGAGGTGCAGGAGCTCACTCCTCTAG ggACTTCTATTATGAAAATAACTGCAACTGATGCTGATGAACCAGGGAATGAGAACTCTCAGATTGCCTATTCCATCGTAAATCAGAATCCACCCAATGGCATGTTTGGCATTTCTACAGATGGAACCATCTTTGTCAACAGTTTTTTGGACAGAGAG GAAGCAGATCAGTACAATCTGACAGTGAGAGGTCAAGACTTAAATGGCAAACCCGAGGGAAACACTGCAACCAGCACTGTTACCATTAAGGTCCTGGATGTAAATGACAACCTTCCTACACTGAAACAAGAAAGG TTTGAGGGCGGCATTGAAGAGGATACACAAGGTGTGGAGGTGATGAGAATCAAAGCAGAAGACCTGGACCTGGAGGGAACAGACAACTGGGAAGCTGTGTTTGACATTGTCAAAGGCAATGACGCTGGATACTTCAGCATTAAAACAGACCCCAAGACCAATGAGGGCATCCTAATGCTTGACAAG GCTGTAAATTATGAGGACATGACGGACCTTGACCTAGGAATATCTGTTAGAAACAAGGCTCCACCATATGATGGATCTTGGGCAAGTTCTGGAACTAGTAGAAGTTTTgcaggagggggaggcagagggggaAGATGGcgaaggggaggaggaggaacaggtgGATCAACTGGAGGTACTGGTACGGGAAGTGGGTCTGGAGGATCATCATGGCAAAGTGGGACGACATTTAAAACCTATCCAGTCAAAATCAATGTAAAGAATCAGCCTGAGGGGCCAGCCTTTGACCCCAAAGTCAAAGCTGTTCCCATCTCAGAGGGAGGCAACTCCTTCAACATTAATGATGTTATTGCCCGCTACCCTGCAATAGATGGAGACACTGGGAAACCAGCTGAGAATGTCAG gtaTGTCAAGGGCTCAGACCCTGACAACTGGCTAACCATCGACCCAAAGACAGCTGAGATCAAACTGAACAAGATGCCTGATAGAGAATCTGAATTTCTGGTCAATGGGACATATTTTGCTAAAGTGCTGTGCATCACTGAAG ACCAGCCTGCTAAAACGGCCACCGGCACCATAGCAGTCCAGGTGGAAGATTTTAATGACCACTGCCCCACCCTGACCAGCAACATCCAGACTATGTGTACCACGCATGATTCTGTTATTGTGAATGCTAAAGATGAGGATGTTTTCCCTAACGGACCTCCTTTTGACTTTGTAATCGTCCAAGTGGGCACTAAGGGCAAATGGCAAGTGGAGCATCTCAATG ACACTGCAGCGATCCTGAGGGCGAAGGAATCCATGTGGCCTGGTGTGTATGAGGTGGAATTTTTGGTCAAGGATCAGCAGGGACATTCCTGTCCAGAACCACAGAAGGTGAAGGTCCAAGTTTGCACCTGTGAGGATGGAGTGCAGTGTGGAAAACGAGGCAGCAGTGGTCAGTCCAGCAAAGGGGTAGAGTTCGGATCTGCAGGCATCGGACTGCTACTTCTGGGCCTGCTGCTCTTACTAC TCATTCCCCTGTTGCTGCTCTTCTGCCAGTGTGGGGGAGTTGCTGGTCTTCCAGGAAACTTTACTGAGATGCCTTTCGACAGGGCCAGGGAGAGAACACG AGAGTCCTGGTTGTTGGAGGGCCGGTAA